From the genome of Vulpes lagopus strain Blue_001 chromosome 2, ASM1834538v1, whole genome shotgun sequence, one region includes:
- the NXNL2 gene encoding nucleoredoxin-like protein 2, translated as MVDVLGGRRLLTRDGAWVEADAALQNKVVALYFAAGGCASSRDFTPLLRRFHAQLLAQARRPAPFQVVFVSADGSAREMLDFMRRLHGAWLALPFHDPLRHELRTMYHISVIPRLVVVKPSGEVITDKGRKQIREQGLACFQNWVEAANIFQNFSG; from the exons atGGTGGACGTCCTGGGCGGCCGGCGCCTGCTGACCCGCGACGGCGCGTGGGTGGAGGCGGACGCCGCGCTGCAGAACAAGGTGGTGGCGCTGTACTTCGCCGCGGGCGGGTGCGCGTCCAGCCGCGACTTCACGCCGCTGCTGCGCCGCTTCCACGCCCAGCTGCTGGCCCAGGCGCGGCGGCCCGCGCCCTTCCAGGTGGTGTTCGTGTCCGCCGACGGCAGCGCGCGGGAGATGCTGGACTTCATGCGCCGCCTGCACGGCGCCTGGCTGGCGCTGCCCTTCCACGACCCGCTCCGGCA TGAGCTGAGGACCATGTACCACATCTCGGTCATCCCCAGGCTGGTGGTTGTGAAGCCCAGCGGGGAGGTCATCACCGACAAAGGGCGCAAGCAGATCCGGGAGCAGGGGCTGGCCTGCTTCCAGAACTGGGTGGAGGCAGCCAACATCTTTCAGAACTTCTCTGGATGA